ACAGAGACGTACAGTAGTTCTTCCTGCTGGCCACGACGGGTTGGAGATTTATTGCACTCTTCCACGGACACGTCTTACAGCTTCATCactacaaaaaccaaaaatctcCCCGTATTCCTAACAAAGAGGTGCCAAGAATTCtttggcaaaaacaacaaatagtaTTTTCTCTCTTACATCGGTCATTAGCCCGCTGTTAGCCATTTGTTAGCCATTTGTTAGCCAGCTGTTAGCCCGCTGTTAGCCATTTGTTAGCCCGCTGTTAGCCATTTGTTAGCCCGCTGTTAGCCATTTGTTAGCCAGCTGTTAGCCCGCTGTTAGCCATTTGTTAGCCAGCTGTTAGCCCACTGTTAGCCATTTGTTAGCCCACTGTTATCCAGTTGTTAGCCATTTGTTAGCCCGCTGTTAGCCATTTATTAGCCAGCTGTTAGCCGGTTGTTAGCCAGCTGTTAGCCGGTTGATAGCCCGCTGTTAGCCGGTTGTTAGCCATTTGTTAGCCGGTTGTTAGCCAGCTGTTAGCCGGTTGATAGCCCGCTGTTAGCCAGTACCTCGTAGCTCTCCAGCAGGGTTCTGGCCGGGTTTGGACTCAGCCGGAACGCCGTGTTCAGGATGCCGAGGCCCAGATGGTGAGCCAGGTTCTCCCAGCATCCTTCAGCCTCCAGTGCGCCACACACGGCCCGCTTCACCTGCACGTCCAGAACTGAGAGgtcgcctacacacacacacacacacacagtgaaggCGAAGGCCATgatgagaaggaggaggaggaagaggaggctcACCCTGTGGCGGGACGAAGGCTCGCTGGCTCCTGGGCTCGTACTCCTGACCGTTTAGAAGATCCAGAACCTGCAAACACAGACTGTCAgagttctgacccggttctggccCAACGCTCACACACTCCCAGACCAACCTCAGGGCAGGCGGCCATGTTGACTGGAGTGGTTCCTGAGATGTAGCCTTCATcatcctcgtcctcctcctcgtcctcctcttcctcgtcccTGATGAAGATCGGCTCAAAGTTCTCCCTGTGCGGGTCGGCACCTGGAGACGGGAGGAGACGCCAAGGTCACATGAAGGTCATGATCGTCCTTCAAAGGTTGTGACAGAACAGGCTGATAAAACGACTCGTTAACAAACTGATACTTTCcacatgtttgtattttcatctcataaaaataaaatctattttatttgactgataaaataatatttagcaCACAACTGTTACCCTAAAGTTTTAGTGTATCTACAGGGCCACATAAATAGCATTggtgggccggatttggcccccaggcctccagtttgacacctgtgagagagagaggatcTGCTGGGTTccaccagaatcagaaccagaaccaatggAGATAAAAACGTCCAGCTGGTTGTTGTTTTCCTCAAAGCATTCCAGATGCACtccaaacttttcacattttaattccTAAAAACTGTTGAAAACCAGGAATTATTCTCCTTCTGCTTCATATTTTCCAAGCCATtatccaagtcacttaaactaaatcccagatctctctgtgctaaagctctattaattaatgatttcatcactgagcataatatccatgttatgtttctgacagaaacatggttgaatgataataatgaatcgatcgtactaattgaatctgcgcctcctaactacaatttcttcagtgagaatagaaaacacaaaaaaggaggaggcgtggcttcaatatttaagaataccataaattgtagtaaaatctctttgggtcacttcacctcttttgagtatcttggaattgaggttaaaggccacaaacgaactttgacagtaactttatacaaaactccaacttttgtggaaaatttctttactgacttgaatgaacttctatctcttatatgtattgattatgattgtttaataattgtcggtgatttcaacattcatgttgacaacccccaagacagaggggcaaaaaagctctctaatattttagagacttttggtctaacaacatgtcaaacaagcaacacacactccaggacacacactggacctggttatcagtaagggtgtgaatatttccaatctctctgtaactgatgtcgcctgtcgcatcacttcctgttatctttgaaagttctttatcttttaacccacttggacaaacagcaaccatcacaaaacgttctctcactgaaaacacagcagaaacttttaatctaatctactcttcttcctcacccttaggctgtaatgatgtagataagttggtaaatgattttcagtctaaagtttcagatattattgattccattaaaatgaaggttgtgtctggtaaaagaaatctccatggagaaatgcacaaacagttagatctgtaAGACAACTCtaccgtagggcagaacgaaaatggcgtaaaactcaactccacgttcattgtgacatctataaagaaagactacgtaactatcatttaacactaaaacatgcaagagaggctttctttgcagatgtcataaacaaaaacattaacaatgctccagctttatttgcaacagttgacagaatcacaaaccctcctgtgacgttacgcctgaattccaatgtattgctgcctgcaaccagttttccagcttcttttcagagaaaattcataaaatcagaggattaatctgaacatccactataaagtcagtaccaatgctgagcccaaacaaaacaaatacaggaaaaatgacccaatttcaactacttaattataaaaccctacaggaaattataagtcaactaagctccagttcctgctgtctggatgtcctagatctataactctagaacatttctttaagaaagtcctgcctgttattgctgctgatctgatccagatagtaactcatcgctctcatcaggcgttttcccccaggctctgaaaacagcagtaatcaaaccactgataaaaaagaacaatctggacaaatcactaatgcagaattacaggccgacctctgacctctgacctcccattcatcagcaaagttattgaaaaagctgtttaaacaattaactagcttcctaacgataaccaaccgctttgactccttccagtctggtttccatggttaccacagcacagagactggcctagtcaaagtgctcaatgacatccatataaatacggactgtggcagaaccacagcgctggttctgttggacctcagtgttgaccatgatatattactgaatcgactggagagttgggtcggactctccggtccagtgcttaactggtttgaatctactgttgttagtttataaatcactgaacggcttagcaccacaatacattaaagatctgctgctgttgtatcaaccttccagacctctcaggttccggttctggttctgctctgcatccccagaaccagaaccaatcagcatctatgcaccacaaatttggaaaaaacttccagaaaagtgtaaaacagctgaaacactgacttcttttaaatctcgactaaaaacccacctgtttaggattgtatttggaatgtaatcaattacaaatttattgatggaacctgaatTAATGCTgcgttttgattattgattctatgttgctttgtgtttctgtgtttgtaatgatgtaaagcactttgaaatgccttgctgctgaaatgtgctatacaaataaaatttgattgattgattgattgattgatattttatttatttttaagctggttaggaagaagcagcaggttGCTCAGGCGGTCATAATGTTCTGCTCCGTCTCCAGGTGTTCAACCTTACCTGCAGCCATCAGCAGAGCCGTCAGCTTGACGGAGCCCCGCCCCGCGGCCACGTGCAGGGGGGTGGAGCCGTTGAAGGTGCAGCTGTCCACCTTGGCGTTTCCCTGGCAACAGAAGGGCAGAGTCTGGGTCTGAGCAGCCAATCAGGGACGGCCTGTGCCGCGATTGACCGCTTCATACCTCCAGCAGCAGGCAGCCGGCCAGCGACACGTTGTCGGTCTCCGTGGCGAGGTGCAGCGCGGTGCGTCCGCCGCTGCGCTCCTGAGCCTCCACGTCGGCCCCGCCCACCAGCAGCTCCCTGAGCGCCGTCAGCCGATTGGCCAGAACCGCCAGGTGGATGGCACACAGACCTGAGGGCGAGCAGAGCAGTGAGCTGCTGTGAgagagagggtgtgtgtgtaggcgtgtgtgtgccAACCTGCTGTGTTGCTGAACTGCAGCAACTCTCTCATCTCTCTGCGTCGCAGTAAAAGCTCCACCATCCCGTCTCCTTCCTGCTGCGCTGCCAGGTGAAGAACCGTGTTGCCGTGGCGATCTGTCAGAGTCGGGTCAGCACcagccagcagcagcacttCGGCCGCCTGCTTCTGCCGAGTGATGACCGCCAGGTGAAGAGGAGTCTGGGAATTGTcggagaggtcagaggtcagtgatttaaagttgaaaacatttcccagacttagcattagcttccactgaATGCCATGTTGgtttagcgctttagcgttatACCAACATTTACAATTAGTTTTTTAAGGTTAGCACAGCTAGCTTCTTTCTTAGCGATGTCTCTTCTCTGGTCTTCAGAGACCATCTTGTATTTTGATTCAGGCGTTAATCTGGATTATCTGCTGGATTTGGACCCTAATCTGATCCTAACTCAACTTGGTAGGTGACGCGTTGCTTTGGTTTGTTTCTGAATAAATCTTATCGTTAGTAACAGCAGAAATCCTCCAGCAGGACGGATCCTCCtggtttttctttctccctgaaACCGTGTCCCCGATCCCTGCAGAACCTGGTACCTGGTACAGGTGGTTCCTCATGTTGAGCAGCTCCTCTCCCGTCAGAGTCGACACCACCTGGGTCAGACTCGTcagcgcctcctgctggctGTGCAGCACCGCCAGATGCAGCCcactgcagcagagcagagcaggagtGAGCCCAGCATCGCTCAgtcagtctgtgtgtgtgtgtgtactgacGTGTCTCCGTCGTCGTCCTGTGCCGCCATCAGGGGGCGCTGTGGAGCCAGCAGGTACGCCGAGTCTCCGGTGACGGAGTATCGGAAGAGAGCGTCGAGTTGCCTGCAGGTCGTCTCCATCAGCGCCTCATCTGCAGACACATCAGAACCAGAGCGATGACATCACTGATCACCTGACCAGCTGCGTTTCCGTTCGCCGTAAAGTTACACAAACTGAAATTACCAAAAGGTAAGGTTTTTGCCTGGGTTGAAGTTTTTTCTGCAGCCGTATCGTAGTTCATAAAGCTGTAATTAAAACCCTTTGTTTCGCATCACATGATCAGCagcgggctgcacagtggcgcagtggGTAGCACtgttgcagcaagaaggttctgggttcgattcccggcccggggtctttctgcatgttctccctgtgcatggtgggctCTCTCCGGTTCTCCgggttcctcccacagtccagacACATGACTGTcgggttaattggtctctcacactaggtgtgagtgtgtgtggttgtttgtcctgtgtgtctctgtgttgccctggcgacctgtccaggtgaccccccCTGTCTCCCGTTGAccgctggagaggcaccagcagtcCCCCGCAGCCCCACAAGGGACAAGCGTGGAAGAAAATGATATATGGATGATCAGCAGCCAGATGTTACTTCTAGTGGAAATgccaaagaagacaacaggaagtggtgttCTTCGTGGTTGTTtccgtttttgttttcagacattGTGCAGCCGGCTCCATCAGAGCTCTCACAGCTTCAGAGTTTATAAAAAGTTCAGTCATTCCAACCTGTTGAATACATAACGCTTCTGAAAAATAGCCGACTACAGTTCCCCCAAAATGCCGCATGCCAAGTAGGCGGGGCTAGTCGCTCCAATGGTTGAATAAGACGCCAACGccttctctgattggctgatacaTACAAATTTGTAATGGAACCCCAGCTAATGTCTTAAACTAACAAACCTGGATCCACATCGGAGCCGTCGGACTGGGCAGAGCCTCGTAGCACAGCGCCAGACGCCGGGTCGTTGTCTGGGTCGCTGTCGTCGCCGCTGTCGTCTGCAGCTTCACTCTGCAAAGCTTTAACAGAACCACGTTTGGGTCAGAACATCCTCTTTGGTTCTGCTGATCCAAGTTTCCTTGCTTTTCACACAGACCAATGAGATGAAAACAGAGGaaccactacaacattaacgaaagGGAAGAGGTATGTCCCAGTGGGAGACCTAAGAAATCTCTGATTGGACTGCAGCTCGTTTTTACTTTTGAACCGGAAGTTACTCTGGTGTGCTTCGTTTTAATGAGAAGCAAAGCAAGCAGGAATACGATCGCCATGTTTTGCCCAAACTGTGGAAAAGAGCAGTCACCAAACTTTTGTAGCAGTTGTGGCAAGAGGCTTTGGATCACCCagaacattcatgtttttaaaaatagccaGAGTAACTTCcggttaaaaagtaaaaacgaGCTGAAGTCCAATCATACCTCTTCcgtttcgttaatgttgtagtggttttgtcatttgtaattgtgctttcaatttgctgaagtggtttgcacctcagggccaccgtagtTAACAGACCGACGAGACAAATTCACTGTTCTATTCACTGTTTTATCACCATTTCTGTTTTCGGTGTTTGTCATATTATTGTATGAAACTAGAtgtttgaaacaataaaatcctGAAGCTACATTTGTGGGGATtataagttttttgttttgttgtttatttgctgtcaaactttaacaaaatgttcattttaatagtttatCATAAAAACATGGAGCCGTcgcagtttttatttaaagtttagaCTCATGAGGTCACATACACAGAATGAAGACAACCAGCTTATTTCAGGGAGAAGTTGGTTAGATTTCCCACCATGCTTTGTGCCGCCGCCTCCTCCAAGACCAGCTGAATACGCTGAGGAGaatcctcctcctgctcctccgtAGCTGTAGGAGGAGAAACCCTGGTAGTATCCTGCAGGAGAATCAGATAATCAGACTCCAGAAATGATTCTAGCAGGTTTTCATCATCCTGACTTCACCTCCTCCTGCTGAGCCTGGACCTCCTACTCCTGAAGCCggacctcctccacctcctccacctcggTACAGCcccccgcctcctcctcctcctccatgtccGCTGAAGTCCTGGAAGTTCGGCAATGTCTTCTGCCTCTTCCTCTGAACCTCCTCTTTATCTGGAGACAAACATTAATGAAACATGGCCGCCGACTCAGAGTAAAAACTACCAACAACTTTAACCTGGGGGGAAAGCCAGGGGACGTAGCTACGCTGTGGGCGGAGCCAGGGGACGTAGCTACGCTGTGGGCGGAGCCAGAGGATGTAGCTAAACTGTGGGCGGAGCCAGAGGACGTAGCTTTGCCAGGCGGGGTGGGCGGAGCCAAAGGACGTAGCTACGCTGTGGGCGGAGCCAGAGGATGTAGCTATGTTGTGGGCGGAGCCAGGGGACGTAGCTAAACTGTGGGCGGAGCCAGAGGGCGTAGCTACGCTGTGGGCGGGGCCAGGTGCCTACCTATGATCTGTGGATGGTAGGTGAACGGTTTGGGCTCGCTGGTCTCGTTGTCGGATTTCCTCTTTAGCTGGACGAAGACGGACGTCGGCTTCTGCAGGTTTTGGTCTCGATACTTCGGGGTCTTGAAGACGATGGCAAACTGTCGTCATGGCAACACATTGACAAAAGAGCAGAACATGAAAGCGGTGTAACGACTGCAGCGGCTCCCGGCTGCAGCTGGATCAGCGCTGACCTGTCTGTGGACGTCTGTGGGGGAGAAATCGCCCAGAGCCTCCCAGGTCAGGCCCGAGTCGTCCTCCTCGTAGAACCGCACCTGGATGTCATCTACGCACAGAAACACACcatgaaacacacagaaacacaccgGAGGGTTCTGGAGGGCAGCGAGACCCGACACGAACCGGAACTGGACACAGGAACTCAGAGGAGAAAACCCAGAATCGCCCCGTTAGCCGACTGCAGCGCCTCATTAGCTCAGATCTGGTCACATGCTGGACTCCTGCTCACCTTTCTGGACCTTGTCACAGAGCAGGTAGACCTCCTCTCCCCCCGTCACGCAGCCGGCGGTCCGGTCCATCCTGACGATCTTCAGGTTTGAGGCGTTTGGAGCCTCTGAGGGAGGAAGAAGAGTCAGAATTACTCATCACTATACCAGAATGCTGTCATGAGAGCGATGCTAAGAGAGGAGCAGCCTCAGAGACGCTCAGACTCTGAAGCAGGAAGATGGAGGACAGACGGACAGGAAGGAGGCGGAGCTCTGCCGGCAGCAGGCTCTGCTTCGTCTGCTTGGCTTCCCTTCACTTCCCCTTTTCATTTTGGTTGTTTCTCCAGATGAacaccagcagccaatcagcagctgAGCGCCACATTAATGATAATTAATAATGAATGAGTCCCAGAGGTTTGCACTGACTGCTGTCGTAGATGGGCTCGGACACCACGGGCTCCAGGCGTCTGGAGAAGCCGCCGTCGCTGTCGGGAAGGAAGGCGGTGAACATGAGGCGCACCACGCTCAGGTCCATCTCTTTGGCCTGAGCAGCTGCGGCGCTGATGATCATGCTGCGCTGGTGGTCTGCACACAACATGGAAATAAGTGATTTATGATCCATAGAATCCGGTTCATGAAGCTAAATCTACAGCAACATGCAATCAACAACAGTAAAAACATCGactggaaataaatttaaatatagtagaaataattatttaaagctgaaaagatttttcagaataaaaactataaagtaCGTCTGCTAAAGTACACACGCTAAATATTGAGCTTTGGGTTTATCGATATTTaacttgaaattaaattaaatcttaatttccctttgggatcagtaaagtatttgagtttgaatttattttgatagGGCACTTCCATTTATCGGCAAGCTAATTTGCATATTAGCTAAGCGTTTAAagtggagctaaatatttatgacATTATGAATGTAAGAAACAACAAGGTGAACATTTCCCCCATGACAgactaaataaactaaaatgttacTGTCAAACTTTTACAGAGTAACTCTACAAACGcctgctgatcagaaccagaaccagcagccgTTTGTTACTGAGAGGAGAGGCGGGATCGGATCGGAACCACTGACCGCTGAGCTCCCGCGGGACCCGGACCTCCCCCTGCAGCGCGTCGATCTCCGGGTGGATGGCGACGCCGCAGTTGTAGCCCATCCTGAAGGCCTCCACCATCCGCTCCTCCAGCGTCTTCGCCACGTTCTTCTTGGTCACATGGAGGATCCCCAGGTTGGGAAAACTGCAGGAAGCCAGAAGCGGGTCAGGTTCTGCTGGTTGGACCCACACCGAGtggagccagaaccagaactgggctgACCGGTTCCAGACGTTTCCATGATGCCACACCAGGAAGCAGAGTTTGAGGTGGTGACTCAGATGTTGTAACCAATTAGAAGTTCACAAATTCATGACATCATCACCTgggcttttgttttgaaggggACATGTCAGGAAATTCCACCTTTTATCCTTTAATACATTGGGTGTTAAAGGATAAAAGTCTCTAGGAGAGCAGACTCAGCTTCCACGTGTCTCCATCAGTCTCTTCAGGTTCTTCTGTTCCCTGATATTCTGAACTTTAACGTCACAGTATTTACTGAGCAACTGCTAAACAAGGTCATGAACTTCTTCTGGctaattaagtttttatttctcgCAGCGATGTTGTAGTCCAAGTTATGAAAccaaagtcaaaatgtttcagcagaacaaactagggctgaaacgattcatcGAGTAACTCGAGTAACTCGATTACAAAAAATCCTCGAggaaatttatctgcctcgaagcttcgctaaatttattgtattgtaataAGCAATGCTGTTAAATACGCAGCACACTGGTCTAGCCGGACGGTTTTTGTGTTGCACAACGCTACCACTTCCGTTAGCGCCTGGAGCATATGTGCTAAGTTTGTAGCTATGGAGGGAACCGGAGAATGCTCAGAAGGAGAACCCCGAAAGcgacaaaaaatgtcaaaagtttggGAACATTTTAGGCTAAACAGAAAGGACAACACAGCGCAATGCATCCACTGCAAAGCAGAATTGGCGTACCACACCAGCACGACATCAATGTTGCAGCATCTGAAGAGAAAACACCCGCTACATGCATCCAACTCGTACACGGTTGCCAACAGGTAACGTTTATGTTCTCTTTGCTAACTACGTTGTGTGATAATCTGCCATGTTATAGATGTAAATTGAGGCACATTATTTTGCTAACGTTACATCTAAACATAGCGGTTACTTAACCGGGTGTAGTGTAAATTGTATGTGAGGGTGGAACAGAGAAATTATGCAGGACTTAATGTAagtttgttaataaaaatacgCAGCAACAGATTACAGGCATAAGctgaaaagcatttatttattggtgtcTTTCCATCCTGAAAAGTTACAGTCTTTTCTTCTCGCTACTGTTATGTATGAATTAGaaatttttgattaatattttttgtagtaaTTCTATATTTGTTTATACCTAAGCAATCAAGAATAAATAATAGCAtcgttttaataaaaatagcaacatttttgcattttatcatgACTAGTTAAGGCTGCAGAACTCTGTACAAACTCAAACCTTTACATTTTgagtaagtttatttttttcctaacataTAGATTACATTCTGTTTtccaatacataaaaaaacatttcactgcatttagatttttctgtgatggttaaaaataatgcttttaattaaagcatCCTTAAAACTCACACATAAATGAAAGCCttaaatccataaataaaataaaactgaaactaaagcTGCTATCATGGCAGATGAGCTGTCAGTGCAGATTCCAActtaataatattaaatgttataaTATCCAaattagtgcacttgaaatatatttaattcataacaaggaataaacaaataatcattaCATTGTGCTTCTTTTCAGTGAACTGAAGAGTCACACGTTGGACAGCTTTGTTCAAAGGGTTCCAGGATGTTCGGTTGTTCAAGCAGCTGAgttcacaaacagcattttaaatattctaccTCAGATTTGAAACTTATAATTTGAATGTATAAAAGGCAGTATTCTCTGGTTTGCCTTAACTTTTCTATTTAAAgctaatgaatatttttttactcttttgtgTTAGCACTGAAAAAAGCAAGGAATTTGTTGCACCTTAGACttagattttattgtataaaatgcAGTATTTACTATTTTGtctaaacttgttttatttttaaatcaagtattttctttatttatcttttctgtttgaacttTAGAACAAAAAGCAAGAGATTTGCTGTACTACTGATTTGAAACTTTACTGGAGGTTTAATGTTATTGCGttattatcaataaaatgttagagTTAAATGAGTTGTTTACTTAGTTCTTTTACGTGTATGTGTATTACTCACtgaagataaatacataaactaaaagctggagtatagacatttttataagcatatttgtgagcctgccactttattatttgaatataatttaatatcttagtataacttttcttcaggttaaagCAAACTACTGTTACAAGTAAACTTTctaaactacaaacatttaactgttaGGGATGCTCAAAAAGGAGATATTGGACTGATCTGGACTAACTGGTGTTATTGCAGATTTgccaatagtttattttataaattttttttatccgattactcgattaatcgtaagaataatcgatagattactcgattactaaaatattcgtttacaacagccctagaaCAAACGTTATTTCAGACATGAATTTATCGAGTTGCGATGACGTCCTGGAAGTGGTTTTGCTAGCTTCCTGCTGATGTTAGCACTGtgtgctagctgttagcttccaGTGGACTGAAACGTACGTCATGTTCTGAATAGCATCACTATATAAACAGATCTGCATTGTTTTGACTGGAGGAAATGATCCACATGCATTCTGTGACGTTCTGGTGCTAGCGTTAGCTAACTCGCTACTGACATCTTTTATTAAGTTTGGGAATGAAACATTTCTGCGTCGCTGGATAATCACACCTCTgctatcaaactacaaaaatgacTGAAGGGGCAGGACCGGCTCAGTCTGCGACCTGGtttgcatttaaagaactgGCACCAAAACAAGTTGCTGTCAGACAAAcctcaggtcagaggtcaaagggaAACCTGTGGAGCTGCAATAACCAGGAATTCAGACCAAACCAGTGCAGTTCAGCTTTATATTCACCAAAACTGACTTAAAGCATGATGAGTCTCATAGTAAGTCCAAAGGCCATGTGACCAGAAAATATCTGGCGTCAGTTGAACATTTATGTAGATTTAAACATCTCCAGATAAACTTTGGGTTGAACTGAACaacaataaacattaatttaaatgaaacgtGAATGATTCCTACCTGATGGTGGAGTCTTTGGACTGCAGGTCAGCGATGCAGATCCCTTTATCGCACTGCTTCCCCACCAGGCTGTGAGCGTGAAGCTGCGGCAGCTGGGTCAGCGCCGTCACCAGCTGGACCACGACCCGGGCCTGACCCTGATAGTTACAGATCTGAAACCCACAGCAGAACGGCGCCATTAGCGCAGGCGGCTGAGGACAACGGAAAAGACGAGGTGGATGAAGCTGAGAGTGAAAATGTTTGGTGAAATCAGACAGTGAGGCTCTGATCTCATTCTGGACTCCACAGATGAGTCACACACATTCAGACTCTCTGTGGTAGTTCAGAGAAACTTTCTCCTGGTACAAATGACTCACTGAAACTTCGCACCTCCACCAACATCAGAGACCGCTGAAGCGATGGATTCAGGCTGAAAGCAAACCTGATCATTTAGA
This Xiphophorus hellerii strain 12219 chromosome 23, Xiphophorus_hellerii-4.1, whole genome shotgun sequence DNA region includes the following protein-coding sequences:
- the nfkb1 gene encoding LOW QUALITY PROTEIN: nuclear factor NF-kappa-B p105 subunit (The sequence of the model RefSeq protein was modified relative to this genomic sequence to represent the inferred CDS: deleted 4 bases in 3 codons), whose amino-acid sequence is MAADENYMHASSQMFDTMMDPSFLEYSHFVPMPQMTALQSVDGPFLQILEQPKQRGFRFRYGCEGPSHGGLPGASSEKNRKTYPTVKICNYQGQARVVVQLVTALTQLPQLHAHSLVGKQCDKGICIADLQSKDSTISFPNLGILHVTKKNVAKTLEERMVEAFRMGYNCGVAIHPEIDALQGEVRVPRELSDHQRSMIISAAAAQAKEMDLSVVRLMFTAFLPDSDGGFSRRLEPVVSEPIYDSKAPNASNLKIVRMDRTAGCVTGGEEVYLLCDKVQKDDIQVRFYEEDDSGLTWEALGDFSPTDVHRQFAIVFKTPKYRDQNLQKPTSVFVQLKRKSDNETSEPKPFTYHPQIIDKEEVQRKRQKTLPNFQDFSGHGGGGGGGGLYRGGGGGGGPASGVGGPGSAGGGYYQGFSSYSYGGAGGGFSSAYSAGLGGGGGTKHALQSEAADDSGDDSDPDNDPASGAVLRGSAQSDGSDVDPDEALMETTCRQLDALFRYSVTGDSAYLLAPQRPLMAHRTTTETLGCIWRCCTASRRLTSLTQVVSTLTGEELLNMRNHLYQTPLHLAVITRQKQAAEVLLLAGADPTLTDRHGNTVLHLAAQQEGDGMVELLLRRREMRELLQFSNTAGLCAIHLAVLANRLTALRELLVGGADVEAQERSGGRTALHLATETDNVSLAGCLLLEGNAKVDSCTFNGSTPLHVAAGRGSVKLTALLMAAGADPHRENFEPIFIRDEEEEDEEEDEDDEGYISGTTPVNMAACPEVLDLLNGQEYEPRSQRAFVPPQGDLSVLDVQVKRAVCGALEAEGCWENLAHHLGLGILNTAFRLSPNPARTLLESYEVSGGTVSDLLAALRSAGGCRALSILEGALRQNPDTAEEVQNPLVQNLKRTLGTTAASATAGWSSPRCSALIGQHPHPPLHHSKILFYFKELLTQLDRAGLDRTGPLNSDLY